A genomic stretch from Suncus etruscus isolate mSunEtr1 chromosome 17, mSunEtr1.pri.cur, whole genome shotgun sequence includes:
- the RGR gene encoding RPE-retinal G protein-coupled receptor, which yields MTAHNALPSGFREVEVLAVGTVLLLEALSGLSLNSLTIFSFCKNPELRTPSHLLVLSLALADNGISLNALVAATFSLHWNWPLGPDGCQAQGFQGFVTALASICSSAAIAWGRYHHYCTRSQLAWDTAIILVLFVWFSSAFWAALPLLGWGHYDYEPLGTCCTLDYSRGDRNFISFLFTMAFFNFLLPLFITITSYGLMEQKLKKTGHPQVNTTLPARILLLAWGPYALLYFSTAIMGGTFISPKLQMIPALIAKMVPTINALHYGLGSEMVPRGFWRYLWLRGHEQK from the exons ATGACTGCTCATAACGCCCTACCCTCCGGCTTCAGGGAAGTGGAGGTGCTGGCTGTGGGGACAGTGCTGCTATTGGAAG ctcTTTCAGGTCTCAGTCTCAATAGCCTGACCATCTTCTCTTTCTGCAAGAACCCAGAGTTACGGACTCCCAGCCATCTACTGGTGCTGAGTTTGGCTCTGGCCGACAACGGAATCAGCCTGAATGCCCTTGTTGCAGCCACATTCAGTCTTCACTG GAACTGGCCCTTGGGCCCAGACGGCTGCCAGGCTCAAGGCTTCCAGGGCTTTGTGACTGCCTTAGCCAGCATCTGCAGCAGTGCGGCCATTGCCTGGGGCCGCTACCACCATTACTGCACCC GCAGCCAGTTGGCATGGGACACGGCCATCATCTTGGTGCTCTTTGTGTGGTTCTCCTCTGCCTTTTGGGCAGCACTGCCTCTCCTGGGCTGGGGCCACTATGACTATGAACCACTAGGGACATGCTGCACACTGGACTACTCTAGGGGGGACAG AAACTTCATCAGCTTCCTCTTCACCATGGCTTTTTTCAACTTCCTCCTGCCTCTCTTCATCACAATCACATCCTATGGCCTGATGGAGCAGAAACTCAAGAAGACAGGCCATCCCCAG GTGAATACCACGCTGCCTGCCAGGATACTGCTGCTCGCCTGGGGCCCCTATGCTCTCCTGTACTTCTCTACAGCCATCATGGGTGGAACGTTCATCTCTCCCAAGCTGCAGATG ATCCCTGCTCTCATTGCCAAAATGGTGCCCACAATCAATGCCCTCCACTATGGCCTTGGTAGTGAGATGGTGCCGAGGGGATTCTGGAGGTACCTCTGGCTACGGGGGCATGAGCAGAAGTGA